The following proteins are encoded in a genomic region of Lactiplantibacillus plantarum:
- a CDS encoding winged helix-turn-helix transcriptional regulator translates to MEGQLLETKTYHIGVEATMEIIGGKWKSIILCHLRTQTMRTSELERAIPQISQKMLVQQLRELEAANIVTRKVYQQVPPRVEYGLSDYGRSLSVVLHELCVWGEDNIDRRRAAGEEIALLHRDDL, encoded by the coding sequence ATGGAGGGACAATTATTGGAAACCAAAACGTATCATATTGGGGTCGAGGCCACAATGGAAATTATTGGGGGTAAGTGGAAATCAATTATTCTGTGCCATCTGCGTACTCAGACGATGCGGACGAGCGAATTGGAACGCGCGATTCCACAAATCTCGCAGAAAATGTTAGTACAACAACTTAGAGAGTTGGAAGCCGCTAATATTGTGACGCGCAAAGTGTACCAACAAGTGCCACCGCGCGTGGAATACGGACTAAGTGATTATGGCCGGAGTTTGTCCGTTGTCTTACATGAGCTGTGCGTGTGGGGTGAGGATAATATTGATCGCCGCCGAGCTGCGGGTGAAGAGATTGCCTTGTTACATCGAGACGATTTATAG
- a CDS encoding HAD family hydrolase, producing MTKAVIFDLDGLLIDSEVISLKMYQRIVQDYGQTLSMATYAQEYSGKSAVTNMQHLIERFDLPFNVDTGLKRALTLEKTFMQDGVELKPGARVLLQFLHRNHYSVALASSSIKSRALDILTSHDVAQYFDQFTFGPDVDRGKPYPDIFLMACAKLQQQPADCLVLEDSEAGIQAATSAKIPVICVPDMKRPNQPYADQATAIVPSLTDVITHLKSVR from the coding sequence ATGACGAAGGCAGTTATTTTTGATTTAGATGGATTATTGATTGATAGCGAGGTTATTTCATTAAAGATGTATCAACGAATCGTACAGGATTATGGGCAGACGCTTTCCATGGCGACTTATGCACAGGAATACAGTGGTAAGTCGGCGGTGACGAATATGCAACACTTGATTGAACGTTTTGACTTGCCGTTTAATGTTGATACTGGATTAAAGCGGGCGTTAACGTTGGAAAAGACGTTTATGCAGGATGGCGTTGAGCTCAAACCGGGAGCACGGGTGTTGTTACAGTTTTTACACCGGAATCATTATTCAGTGGCCTTAGCTTCATCTAGTATCAAGTCGCGGGCATTAGACATTTTGACGTCCCATGATGTGGCGCAATATTTCGACCAGTTTACCTTCGGACCGGATGTCGATCGTGGTAAGCCATATCCAGATATATTTTTGATGGCATGCGCCAAACTCCAACAACAACCTGCAGATTGTTTGGTTCTGGAAGACAGTGAAGCTGGCATTCAAGCGGCGACGTCCGCGAAGATTCCGGTAATTTGTGTGCCGGATATGAAACGGCCTAACCAGCCCTATGCTGATCAGGCGACTGCGATTGTACCGTCGTTAACGGATGTGATAACGCATTTAAAATCAGTTCGATAA
- a CDS encoding Ig-like domain-containing protein — MKKLMIAVTGLAMVATLGAAVPVTGITANAATKKTTATKNVAPSLKVNAIYNNTTQITGTATKGAKITVKSTANAKKNLGTATASKTTGKYTVKLAKTLKAQSNVYVYATNPTTKAYFYRVIRVQTAKTTASSTKKTTNKTTTTKKVATKSTAATSSSKKTTKSFKVNAPAGTWKSNTTNKYSQILTFSAKNGFNQTLYKNGKQVKKLVSYASYSMTAKTPTFWKVSYKSGSTTKTLYLRYTATNKFTVVNAKNQIVKVKVGNAPAAVWTFTKK, encoded by the coding sequence ATGAAGAAATTGATGATTGCTGTAACTGGTTTAGCCATGGTGGCAACGCTGGGAGCAGCGGTACCCGTTACAGGGATTACAGCGAATGCGGCGACTAAGAAGACAACGGCTACGAAGAATGTCGCACCAAGTTTGAAGGTCAATGCAATTTACAATAATACGACGCAAATTACAGGTACGGCAACCAAGGGCGCTAAGATCACCGTAAAAAGTACGGCCAACGCCAAGAAAAATCTTGGAACTGCAACGGCCTCTAAAACGACGGGAAAGTACACGGTTAAATTAGCCAAGACATTGAAGGCGCAAAGCAATGTTTATGTGTACGCCACGAATCCAACGACTAAGGCTTATTTCTACCGCGTCATCCGTGTTCAGACTGCCAAAACTACTGCCTCTTCAACTAAGAAGACGACTAACAAGACAACCACGACTAAGAAAGTGGCAACTAAATCGACGGCGGCCACTTCGTCATCCAAGAAGACGACTAAATCGTTTAAAGTCAACGCGCCAGCGGGTACTTGGAAGTCGAATACGACTAACAAGTACTCCCAAATCTTAACGTTTAGCGCTAAGAATGGATTTAATCAGACGCTTTATAAGAATGGCAAACAAGTTAAAAAGCTGGTCTCGTATGCGAGTTATAGCATGACTGCCAAGACGCCAACGTTCTGGAAAGTCAGCTATAAGTCAGGCTCGACTACTAAGACCCTATATTTACGCTATACAGCAACTAATAAGTTTACGGTCGTTAATGCTAAAAATCAGATCGTTAAAGTTAAGGTTGGCAATGCCCCAGCAGCTGTTTGGACGTTTACCAAGAAGTGA
- a CDS encoding MFS transporter translates to MTKQFNPSWTLFALAISAFAIGSTEFISVGLMPLLVSNFHINLAQAGLTVSIYAIGIMIGAPVMTLLTGRLNRHRLMMLIMILFIIGNLLAASAPTFGVLLAGRVVAALAHGIFMTVASVIAADVVAPAKRASAIAIMFTGLTVATVTGVPLGTMIGQLGGWRWSFIFISMIGVIGLLADYWLIPRNLPLPSKATVRGIIRVLTNPQLLFALLVTALGYGGTFVVYTYLSPLLEQQMHWSASAVVLILVVYGLMVALGNTLGGRWANARPLIALFKMFSGLLITLLILSVTGYSHWLGLLTVLLMGIFAFMNVPGLQLYIVQLAEQNTPHDITMASALNISAFNVGIALGSGIGGQVTTNLGLGWTPIFGAIMVAVSLVLLLGLIWLARPAKSTDRHCVQN, encoded by the coding sequence ATGACAAAACAGTTTAATCCCAGTTGGACACTTTTTGCACTCGCAATCAGTGCCTTCGCCATTGGGTCAACGGAATTTATTAGTGTTGGTTTAATGCCACTACTCGTTAGCAACTTTCACATCAACTTGGCGCAAGCTGGGCTGACCGTCTCGATCTATGCCATTGGTATCATGATTGGCGCGCCCGTCATGACATTACTCACCGGTCGGCTTAACCGTCACCGCTTGATGATGTTAATTATGATTTTATTTATTATTGGTAACTTACTCGCAGCAAGTGCCCCAACCTTTGGTGTCTTACTTGCAGGCCGGGTCGTGGCCGCTTTGGCTCACGGTATTTTTATGACCGTCGCCTCAGTAATTGCCGCTGACGTGGTCGCACCTGCCAAACGGGCCTCGGCGATTGCCATCATGTTTACAGGACTGACTGTCGCAACGGTTACTGGTGTTCCGTTGGGAACGATGATTGGTCAATTAGGCGGTTGGCGCTGGTCCTTTATCTTTATTAGCATGATTGGTGTCATTGGTTTGTTAGCTGATTACTGGTTAATTCCACGTAATCTGCCGTTACCCAGTAAAGCCACGGTCCGGGGGATTATCCGCGTACTCACTAATCCACAACTACTGTTCGCCTTACTCGTCACGGCGCTGGGATACGGTGGTACCTTCGTAGTTTACACCTACCTATCACCACTACTAGAACAGCAGATGCATTGGTCAGCGAGCGCTGTCGTTTTGATTCTAGTCGTTTACGGCTTAATGGTCGCCCTTGGTAATACACTGGGTGGTCGTTGGGCCAATGCACGGCCCTTAATTGCACTATTCAAGATGTTCAGTGGGTTACTCATCACCTTACTCATTCTAAGTGTCACCGGGTACAGTCACTGGTTAGGACTATTGACCGTCCTACTGATGGGAATCTTTGCCTTCATGAACGTCCCTGGGCTCCAACTCTATATTGTTCAGTTAGCTGAACAGAATACACCACACGATATTACGATGGCCTCAGCGTTAAATATTTCCGCTTTTAACGTCGGTATCGCACTCGGCTCCGGTATTGGTGGTCAAGTCACGACCAACCTTGGCTTAGGCTGGACACCGATCTTTGGTGCCATCATGGTTGCTGTTAGCTTAGTCCTATTGTTAGGTCTAATTTGGTTAGCGCGGCCCGCAAAAAGCACCGACCGGCATTGCGTTCAAAATTAA